The genomic region CGGCACCGGGCGGAGCCGGTCGTCGAGGAGGTGGGTGACCAGGCCGGGTATGGGGCCGCCGATCGGGCTGACGTCGTCATCGGGGCCGAAGTCCTCCGCGGTCAGCACACGGTGGGTGACGTGGACGGTGGTCTCGGTGATGCCGTACATGTTGACCAGCTCGGGCGAGCCGGTGCCGTGCCGTTCGACCCAGCCGCGCAGCCGCCCGAGATCCAGTGCCTCGCCGCCGAAGATGATGCGGCGCAGGGCGGGCAGGGGCTCGCCGGCATGCCGATCGGCCTCGATGAACTGGTAGAAGGCGGACGGTGTCTGGTTGAGCACCGTCACCCCGCGCTCGCGGACCAGCCGGTGGAAGTCGACCGGGGAGCGGGTCAGCCCGTACTCCGGCACCAGCAGCTCACCGCCGTACGCCAGCGCTCCCCACAGCTCCCAGACCGCGAAGTCGAACGAGAAGGAGTGGAACTGGACCCAGACGTCGTGCGGGCCGAAGTCCATGTGGGGCTGGGTGTTGGCGAGCAACGTCACCACGCTGGAGTGCGGGACGACGACGCCCTTGGGCCGGCCGGTCGATCCGGACGTGTAGATGACGTACGCGGGGTCGTGCCGGCCGGCCTCGGGGCGGGGCTGCTCGGTGGTGGCCTGCGGCAGCATCTGGTCGCCCTGGACGAGCACGCGGGCCTGCACGCCCGTCCGGGCCAGCAGGTGGGTGAAGCGGTCGCGCTGCTCGCGGTCCACGAGGACGACCTGCGGAGCGGCGTCGACGAGGATGTACTCCAGCCGTTCGTCCGGGTACGCCAGGTCCAGCGGTACGTACGCGCCGCCCGCGCCGACGATCGCTACCAGGGCGACGACCTGCTCGACGGACCGCGGGACGGCGACGGCGACCCGCCGGCCGGGGCCGACCCCGGCGGCGCGCAGAGCGGAGGCCAGCTCGTTCTTGGCCTCCGCGAGTTCGCCGTAGGTCAGGGACCGGGTACGGCCGTCGAGACCGCACTGGGTGACGGCGGTGGCGGCCGGGTCGCGCCCCGCGGCGGCGTCGAACAGGGCGCCGAGGGTCGTCGGTGTGATGTGTGCGGGACGCTTGTCGCCCTCGGAGGCCAGGTCGTCGACCAGGGTGTCCGGTCGGGTGAGGAGGGCGGTGAGGGCCGAGGTGAACGTGCGCAGGATCGCCCGGGCGGTCGTCTCCCGCAGCAGTGCGCCGTCGTAGATCAGGTTGAAGCGCGGGCGGCCGTCGGGCGCGCGTTCCACGACCAGGGTCAACGGGTAGTGCGGTGCGCCCTCGTTGACGACGTCGGTGACGAGCAGCGTGTCGCCGGGCCGCCGCAGTGCGTCCACGTCGGTCGCGACGTCGAACACCACCAGGGTGTCGAACAGGGAGCCGGCGTCGGCCTGGCGGCCGATCCTGGCCAGTGAGACGTGTTGGTGGGGCAGGACCGCGCCCTGGTGTTCCCGCACCGAGGCGAGCAGGTCCCGCGCGGTGGTGGTGCCGGTCCACCGGGCGCGTACGGGGATCGTGTTGATGAACAGACCCACCATGTCCTCGATGCCGGGCACATCCGCGTCGCGGCCGGACACCGTGGAGCCGAACACGACGTCCCTGCCGTGCAGGACGCCGCCCAGCGTCACCGCCCAGGCGCTGTGCACGGCCACGCTCAGCGGCACGCCGGCCGACCGTGCGGCCGCGTCGATGTCGTGCTCCGGCCGCACGGCGGTGTCGGCGAACCGGTCGGACGGGGTGTGTCCCTCGGCGACCAGCGACGGGCCGGGCAGGCCCGCGAGTTGCTCTCGCCACACCCGGTCGCTCTCGTCGGCGTCGTGCCCGGCGAGCCAAGCCACGTAGTCGGCGAAGCCGCCGATCGGGTATACGGTCCCGGGCGCGTGGTACTCGGCGAGCAGGGCGCGGAGCATCGGCGGTACCGACCAGCCGTCGGCGATGATGTGGTGCACGGTCTGCACGAGGACGTTCCGGCCGGGGCCACCGCGGACGAGGGTGTACCGCATCAGCGGGCCGGTCGCGAGGTCGAATCCGGCGCGGCGGTCCCGCTCGGCCAGGTCGCGCAGCTCGGCGTCGGTGATGCCGGGGCGGTCCAGGGTCGTGAAGGGCGCCTCGACGCCGCTCTCCAGTACGGAAACGACGCGGCCGTCGGCGAGGGCCACGAACCGCGCGGCCAGGTTCGGGTACAGCGTGAGCAGCCGGGTGGCCGCCGCGGCGAGCCGGTCGACGTCCACCTCGCCGTCCAGGGTGAGCAGTTGCTGCTCGACGTAGGCTCCGGCCGAGTCGTCGTCGAAGACGGAGTGGAAGTACAGGCCCTCCTGCAGCGGCGTCAGCGGCAGGATGTCCCGCAGCGCCGGGCCGTCCAGGGCGTCGACGTCCGCCTGGGTCAGCGGCACGAGGCCGAAGTCGCTGGGCGAGTGGCCGCCGTGCGGGTCGAGTGCGGCCAGTCCGGCCAGGGTGCTCAGGAAGTACTCGCCGATGGTCTCGATGTCCTCGTCGGTGAACATGCCGTCGGGCCAGGAGATGGTGGTGACCAGCTCGTACTCGCCGGTGGGCGCCGGTTCGGCGATGGCGTTGAACTCCAGGGCGCGCGGCAGCCGCATCCTCGGATCACGCTTCTCACCCAACTGGCCGGTCGCCTGGGCGAGCTGCCAGTCGCCGGGCTCGCCCGCGGCGAAGCGGCCCAGGTAGTTGAAGAGCACCTGGGGTGCGGGCGCGTCGAACTCGGTGTCGGTCAGATACCGCAGGGCACCGTAGGAGACGCCGTTGTCCGGCACCCGGGCGAGGTCCTCCTTGACCGCCTTGAGGGCGGCGGTCAGGTATGCGGGTGCGGTGAGGTCGGTCGCCGTGCCGGGGTCGACGGTCACCGGGAAGAGGGTGGTGAACCAGCCGACGGTTCGGGACAGTTCGGGCTCGAAGCCGGCGGAGTCCGCCACGAACCGTGCTTCGCGGCCGTGGCCTTCCAGTTCGATGTGCGCGAAGGTCTGGTCCTGGCCCAGGTCGCGGCGCCATCGGGCGAGCGCGACGGCGAGACCGGTCAGCAGGACGTCGTTGACGCCCGCGTGGAACCTCGCGGGGATCTCGCCCAGCAGCGCGGCCGTGATGGCCGGGCCTGCCGAGACGGTCCGCAGTCGCTCCGTGGCGACGGTGTCCGCCTCGGACAGCGCGCGCCTGCCCACCGGTCGGTCCTCTCCGGGCAGGGGGCGCCAGTAGTAGGAGCTGTCCGCGTCGAACGCGGCGCGCTCCAGCAGGTGCGTCCAGCGCCGGAAGGACGTGCCCACCGGGGGCAGCTCGATCGGGGTACCGGAGGTGAACTGCCGCCAGGCCGTGGCCAGGTCGTCCATCAGGATCCGCCAGGACACGCCGTCGATCACCACGTGGTGGGCGACCAGGACCAGCTGCCGCGCCGCGCGCCGCCAGACGGCGCGCAGCATCACGCCGTCGCCGGGGTCCAGGGCGTCGGTGGCGAGTGCGACGCAGGCGTCGAGCGGCCGGTCGCTCTCCTCCCATCCGGCGACGGCCCGGTCCGGCTCCGGGATGTCGAAGCTCCAGCGGTCCGCGCGCACCAGCCTGGCGCGCAGCATGTCGTGTCTGCGGACCACGGCGGTGAGGATCTCGTCGAGAGCGCCGGGGGTCAGGTCCGGCGGGGTGTTCAGCACGACCGACTGCACGAATCCGTCGATCGCGTCGGTGGTCTCGCCGAGCCACTGCACGATGGGCGATCCCACGACGGGCCCGGTCGCGACATCGCGGTGGTCGACCGTGGAGACGTCCTCCCGGCTCGCGACCGACGCCAGGGCCCCCACGGTGCTGTGGGTGAAGATCTGCCGTGCCGTGACGTAGAGGCCCGCGTCGCGCAGCGCGGTCAGCAGCGAGATGGCCAGGATGCTGTCTCCGCCGAGCTGGAAGAAGTCCTGGTCGACGCCGACCTCTTCGAGCCGCAGCACCGCCGCGGCCGCCGCACAGACCGCGCGCTCGCTCTCGGTGGTGGGCCGTACGAGGGTGCCGGTGCCGGTGGTGGGCTCCGGCAGGGCGTTGCGGTCGAGCTTGCCGTTGGCGGTGAGCGGGAACTCCGTCAGCACGACGATGTGTGCGGGCACCATGTACTCGACCATGTGCTCGGCGGCCCACGCCTTGACCGCGTCCGCCCGCAGGTCCTCGTTCCCGGCGGCCGGGATGACGTAGCCGACCAGGTAGGTGCCGCCCGCCGCGTTCTTCCGCGCGACGACGCAGGTGTGCCGTACGCCGGGGTGCTCGGCGAGACCGACCTCGACGTCCTCGATCTCCAGCCGCATACCGCGGATCTTGATCTGGTTGTCGGCGCGGCCGAGGAAGTCCAGTGATCCGTCCGGGGCGAAGCGCGCGAGGTCACCGGTGCGGTAGAGGCGGGAGCCGTCGTCGGCGAAGGGGTTGGCGACGAACCGGGAGGCCGTCAGACCGGGAGCGTTGACGTAGCCGCGTCCCAGGAGGAACCCGCCCACGTACAGTTCGCCGCCGACGCCGACGGGGACCGGGCGCAGTTCCTCGTCCAGGACGTAGAGCCGGGTGTTGGGGTTGGCCTTGCCGATGGATGTCGACAGGCGTTCCGCCGCGCCCCGGTAGATGACGTGGGAGACGCCGATGGTCGTCTCGGCCGGGCCGTAGCCGTGGTACATGGGGATGTCGAGCTTGGTGCGGAACCGCTCGTACAGCTCCGGGGTCAGTACCTCGCCGCCGCACCACACGTGCCGGAGGCTGTCGAGCCGGCCGGAGTCGCCGGCGATCTCCAGCAGCACGTCCAGCATGGACGACACCAGGTAGGTGAAGGTGACGCGCTGTTCGGCGATCACGCTCAGCAGGTGGTGCGGGTCGCGTTCGCCGCCGGGCCGCAGCACCACGAGCCGGGCGCCGGACACCAGCGGCAGGAATATCTCGTTGATGGAGATGTCGAAGGACAACGGCGCCTTGAACAGCGAGGCGTCGTCGTGACCGAAGCCCAGGATCTCGTTCACCTGCCACAGCAGGCGCTCGCTGATCGCCTCGTGCCGGATCATGGCGCCCTTGGGGCGTCCCGTCGAGCCGGACGTGAAGATCACGTACGCGAGGGCGTCGCCGTGGACGGTGACGCCGGTCCCTTCGGCGGGCTGGGAACCGTGGCGCCAGTCGTCGAGGTCGACGGCCACGGCCGGCGGTTCGGCCGGGTCGTGCTCGCCCAAGTCGTTGAGCTGTACGACGACCCGGGCGTCCTCGATGACGACGGCCCGGCGTGCGGCGGGCCACTGGGGATCGAGCGGCACGAACGCGCACCCCGCCTGGAGCACGGCGAGCAGCCCGACGACCATCTCGGCGGAACGGCCCAGTGAGACGCCGACGACCTGCTCGTGACCGAGGCCGCGTTCGATCAGGTGGTGGGCCAGCTGGCTGGAGTGCTCGGCTGCCTGGCGGTAGGTCAGTGATCGGCGCTCGTCGACGATGGCGACGGCGTCCGGCCTGGTCCGCGCCTGCTCGCGGAACATCTCCACGATGGTCGGGCGGACGCGGTCGGCGTCGGTGTCGTTCCAGCGGGCCAGGAGTTCGAGTCTCGCCGCCACGCTGGACGGGCCGACGGTGCCGAGGGGCCGGTCCGGGAAGTCGGCCAGGTCGTCCAGCGCGAGCTGTGCGTCGGCCGGCTCGACGGCGTCGGGCACGGTGACGCTCCGGCCGTCCGCGCCGACCTCCCAACCGCCGAGCCCGGCCCCGCCGTTGTCGACCCATCCGAGGACGTCGGCGAACAGGGTGCCGGGGGTGAGGTCGATGCCGTCGGGGCTCCGGCCCGTCGTCCAGTACGACAGCGCGATGGCGCACGCTTCGGTGATGGTCCTGTCGGAGTAGTCGCCGGTCCGCCGGCGTACGCCGTCCAGGCGTGCGGGAGAAAGCCGTACGAGACGAGCGCTCGGTTCCATCATCGAAGACTCAGCACCCTTTCAAGGAAACCAAAGTAAGCCCAGCCTGACTCAGGCTTGCCTAACTACCCTCGCGCCATGCCTGCCACAGCCGGGCGTACCGGCCGCCCAGAGCCACCAACTCGTCGTGTGTGCCCTGCTCGACGACGCGCCCCGCGTCCAGCACGGCGATCCGGTCCGCCGCCATCGCCTGGGTCAGCCGGTGCGCCACGAACAGGGTGGTCCGGCCCGAGCACGCGGCCAGCACCGCGCGTTCCAGCTCGGCGGCGCCCTCGCTGCCGGCCTCCGCGGTGGACTCGTCGAGCACCACCACCGGCGACCGGGCCAGCACCAGCCGGGCCAGGGCGATCTGGGCGACCTTGGTGACGTCCAGGCGCTCACCGCCCTCGCCGACCGTGGTGTTCAGCCCGTCGGGCAGCGCCTGGACCCATGCGTCGGCGCCGATCGTGCGCAGCGCTTCCGCCAGCTCGGCGTCGGTCGCCCCCGGCGCGGACAGCCGCAGGTCGTCGGCGAGCGGGCCGGAGAACACGTGCGTCTCCTGCGTCAGAATGCTCACCAGGGCCCGCGCCCCGGCCTCGTCGAGACCCGCCAGGTCGGTCGCGCCGATGCACACCGACCCGGCCTCGGGAGTCCCGATGCCCGCGATCAGCGCGGCCAGGGTCGTTTTGCCCGCACCCGTCGCACCCACGAGCGCGAGCGAACCACCGGCCGGGATCGTCAGATCGACGTCCCTCAGCACCGGTTCCTCGGCACCGGGGTAACGGAACGTCAGCCCCCGCA from Streptomyces chartreusis NRRL 3882 harbors:
- a CDS encoding non-ribosomal peptide synthetase; the encoded protein is MMEPSARLVRLSPARLDGVRRRTGDYSDRTITEACAIALSYWTTGRSPDGIDLTPGTLFADVLGWVDNGGAGLGGWEVGADGRSVTVPDAVEPADAQLALDDLADFPDRPLGTVGPSSVAARLELLARWNDTDADRVRPTIVEMFREQARTRPDAVAIVDERRSLTYRQAAEHSSQLAHHLIERGLGHEQVVGVSLGRSAEMVVGLLAVLQAGCAFVPLDPQWPAARRAVVIEDARVVVQLNDLGEHDPAEPPAVAVDLDDWRHGSQPAEGTGVTVHGDALAYVIFTSGSTGRPKGAMIRHEAISERLLWQVNEILGFGHDDASLFKAPLSFDISINEIFLPLVSGARLVVLRPGGERDPHHLLSVIAEQRVTFTYLVSSMLDVLLEIAGDSGRLDSLRHVWCGGEVLTPELYERFRTKLDIPMYHGYGPAETTIGVSHVIYRGAAERLSTSIGKANPNTRLYVLDEELRPVPVGVGGELYVGGFLLGRGYVNAPGLTASRFVANPFADDGSRLYRTGDLARFAPDGSLDFLGRADNQIKIRGMRLEIEDVEVGLAEHPGVRHTCVVARKNAAGGTYLVGYVIPAAGNEDLRADAVKAWAAEHMVEYMVPAHIVVLTEFPLTANGKLDRNALPEPTTGTGTLVRPTTESERAVCAAAAAVLRLEEVGVDQDFFQLGGDSILAISLLTALRDAGLYVTARQIFTHSTVGALASVASREDVSTVDHRDVATGPVVGSPIVQWLGETTDAIDGFVQSVVLNTPPDLTPGALDEILTAVVRRHDMLRARLVRADRWSFDIPEPDRAVAGWEESDRPLDACVALATDALDPGDGVMLRAVWRRAARQLVLVAHHVVIDGVSWRILMDDLATAWRQFTSGTPIELPPVGTSFRRWTHLLERAAFDADSSYYWRPLPGEDRPVGRRALSEADTVATERLRTVSAGPAITAALLGEIPARFHAGVNDVLLTGLAVALARWRRDLGQDQTFAHIELEGHGREARFVADSAGFEPELSRTVGWFTTLFPVTVDPGTATDLTAPAYLTAALKAVKEDLARVPDNGVSYGALRYLTDTEFDAPAPQVLFNYLGRFAAGEPGDWQLAQATGQLGEKRDPRMRLPRALEFNAIAEPAPTGEYELVTTISWPDGMFTDEDIETIGEYFLSTLAGLAALDPHGGHSPSDFGLVPLTQADVDALDGPALRDILPLTPLQEGLYFHSVFDDDSAGAYVEQQLLTLDGEVDVDRLAAAATRLLTLYPNLAARFVALADGRVVSVLESGVEAPFTTLDRPGITDAELRDLAERDRRAGFDLATGPLMRYTLVRGGPGRNVLVQTVHHIIADGWSVPPMLRALLAEYHAPGTVYPIGGFADYVAWLAGHDADESDRVWREQLAGLPGPSLVAEGHTPSDRFADTAVRPEHDIDAAARSAGVPLSVAVHSAWAVTLGGVLHGRDVVFGSTVSGRDADVPGIEDMVGLFINTIPVRARWTGTTTARDLLASVREHQGAVLPHQHVSLARIGRQADAGSLFDTLVVFDVATDVDALRRPGDTLLVTDVVNEGAPHYPLTLVVERAPDGRPRFNLIYDGALLRETTARAILRTFTSALTALLTRPDTLVDDLASEGDKRPAHITPTTLGALFDAAAGRDPAATAVTQCGLDGRTRSLTYGELAEAKNELASALRAAGVGPGRRVAVAVPRSVEQVVALVAIVGAGGAYVPLDLAYPDERLEYILVDAAPQVVLVDREQRDRFTHLLARTGVQARVLVQGDQMLPQATTEQPRPEAGRHDPAYVIYTSGSTGRPKGVVVPHSSVVTLLANTQPHMDFGPHDVWVQFHSFSFDFAVWELWGALAYGGELLVPEYGLTRSPVDFHRLVRERGVTVLNQTPSAFYQFIEADRHAGEPLPALRRIIFGGEALDLGRLRGWVERHGTGSPELVNMYGITETTVHVTHRVLTAEDFGPDDDVSPIGGPIPGLVTHLLDDRLRPVPPGRVGAIYVAGDQVSLGYLGRPGLTAGRFVANPFAGDGSRMYHTGDLARRTLDGELEFVGRADDQVQLKGFRIELGEVESAIRQLDGVIDVAVTVADSGDHLVAHVVGHVPDDLTSRLSEKLPVHMVPGQVLTIDALPLTVNGKLDRKALMERAPRGAGNCATSHDAPADENSAVVALVDIFSQTLPGTTVDAGTDFFRAGGDSIIAITVVNRARALGLPIAPRDVFLHKTPRALAEHLATTAPQTAAPTHREDGPLPPTPIILRQRELRGSLTRFAQARTLQASDGTGFTDAQRAANAVVAAHPTLRLRLRTEHGVWTLRTEPAHEITVLRPDTTDPTTAANEAAGRLDPESGEVVAFAWLEASRTLVVTVHHLAVDSVSWLILLDDLATALRGEPLAPPTTPYAEYAEALTLQSAQAVDGLGHWVTTLRAPALVPAVEGLRETTVVLPPELTDRLTRTAPAALGIGLTELLCGALRTALTHIQPSPTDLAIDLERHGRVPVLEQHDYARTVGWFTSIAPVRLTAHTDPVAAAREVVERQPDERAHVAYGQLRYLNPQTAPLLGTARPQVLFNYLGRGSESQAVHLTGGDQGSPYAVEVNAWLDETTGSLHTAFTLAEGIPDEITEYWRGALERLADASVTAERTAPVTPLQRGLFFQAQMAGSAGHYVAQNWFTFDRRLDTGALADAMAYVIARHPVVGAGFTTDSDGSPVQVLKAGRRVDVRTIELSTDAEVDVLRARDRDTGFDPGEPPLIRLTVVRLPGDRDGLLLSYHLLLWDGWSREIMLRDLFDAYEAAVAGDPLDAAPATPSFEDYARALDAKDPAVSERFWAEHLAGLPGPTLLAGPAPSFSDDLPRALVHTLSAEQSDLLREAARTHGVTLNSVLTGAFGLLLGAHTGRADAVFGVTVSGREGEGLSGIVGVLLNTVPMWTRPQPHDTVRDYLSAVQAARVEAMEHEHLGLGEIQRASGHDTLFDNLFVLQNFLDMDAFAEMNARHGITSVQADDSTHYPFTWVVTPGDRLTVKLEYRDEDTDNARRLLADYLRVLEDLARSTGPVGALRGLGPEPSRGERTDVGTDTVVDRFDRAADRAPERIALVAHGSTMTFAELRDRSRAVAGVLAGRGIGPETNVGLAIPRSLDSIVALFAVLRVGAAYVPLELDHPDERIAAIVEDARPEVILTVSAVSPRLTSLDGDLIELDRPLPEAEPYVTFAPDDPDRLRHPAYTIYTSGSTGKPKGVVTEYAGLTNMLINHQRRIFEPVLAEHGHRIFRIAHTVSFAFDMSWEELLWLADGHEVHVCDEELRRDAPRLVEYCLQHGIDVVNVTPTYAQQLVAEGLLDDPDRRPPLVLLGGEAVTPTLWQRLAETGGTVGYNLYGPTEYTINTLGVGTFECEDPVVGVAIDNTDVYVLDPWLRPLPDGVPGELYVSGIGIARGYLGQPAQTAHRFVACPFGEPGERMYRTGDLVVRRPDGNLMYLGRTDEQVKIRGHRVELGEVEAVFAAHPAVRFAAAVAQPDPQVDGAYRLAAYLVLDGAELATVAAEVGAGLPDFLRPTHYAQVDSIPLTVNGKADTKALPEAKPLGALTTVGERGPETETEAVVCEYFAEALDLDDDEVSAVSDFVSLGGHSMLAVRLIGLLRREYGPVITIRDLFTLRTPEAIARHLDDNS